From the Primulina tabacum isolate GXHZ01 chromosome 15, ASM2559414v2, whole genome shotgun sequence genome, one window contains:
- the LOC142527860 gene encoding SWI/SNF complex subunit SWI3D-like: MEEKRRDSTGTPPTAAIDGYNLISEPLTSSRRRGGAQKRKSAPINSGFGGTDPQATSSKRQAREKTPVVPFPPIHLNGPCTRARVQPNNGTSLSLDASDFKVESEAKAEELRRVSENWEELEAEIEAEYEAIISRDSNAHVVPIHAGWFSWNKIHTLEERMMPSFFSGKSESRTPEIYMEIRNWIMKKFHFNPNSQIELEQLSELTVGDLDARQEVMEFLDYWGLINYHPFPRNEPVATVTVDDDEARKKDSLVEKLFQFETVESWTPVVTKTNTEMPSMSSGLVPDSVIAEELNKSEGPSVGYHCNSCSTDCSRKRYHCQKQADFDLCAECFNNGKFGSDMSVSDFILMESAEAGGVSGGKWTDQETLLLLEAIELFRDNWSEIAEHVATKTKAQCILHFVQMPIGDVFFNSDDENDVIPKEIGLPVSTTTENSSLKADHDTDTDVKDVTEKTENEGDATDNRASSSPMEITKPEEVDDSDKSLEFMENFTQKALKDAFEAVGSLSSPGDKLSFAEAGNPVMALAAFLVRLVEPNIASASVHSFLKALSAKHPSEQLAVRHCLPMEDPPDEKKKLADSEGAATETVEDEIEKDGNEHVEKQNEETPDSAVQGISIQDDDKEENKESSSEEHKEKKDASSEQKLVASTSSDKSEFPRKQSLKDAEASGVSGSHTHLNFNHVKESDNGGSAMELCQSEAPLKDKKMTSNSEKEDTKPFFMSDSAMEKERRKGDKEAKEHDGKKKNSRVTKNDLDINKLKRAAVTALSAAAVKSKLLADEEESQIRQLAILLVERQLHKLETKLALFGDLENVVLRVKEQLDRSKQRLFQERAQIIATRLGMPASARPTSHHLPSNRAPAPASNFPNQGLRPLMGTNTLRPPISRPTMAPNPASSTFTHINAAGSSMQPNSVKFSSFGAK; this comes from the exons ATGGAGGAAAAGCGAAGAGATTCCACCGGAACCCCGCCGACGGCGGCCATCGATGGTTATAATCTGATTTCGGAGCCTTTGACGTCGTCTCGGAGGAGAGGTGGTGCACAAAAACGGAAATCGGCGCCAATCAATAGCGGCTTCGGTGGCACAGATCCTCAAGCGACGTCCTCTAAGAGACAGGCTAGGGAAAAGACGCCCGTGGTGCCTTTTCCTCCGATCCACCTTAATGGACCTTGCACTAGGGCACGAGTTCAGCCTAACAATGGTACTAGTTTATCTCTGGATGCGTCGGATTTTAAGGTCGAATCGGAGGCGAAGGCGGAGGAGTTGAGGAGAGTTAGTGAAAATTGGGAGGAGTTGGAGGCAGAGATTGAGGCCGAATACGAAGCCATTATATCGAGAGACTCGAATGCCCATGTGGTGCCTATTCATGCTG GTTGGTTTTCTTGGAACAAAATTCATACTCTGGAGGAGAGGATGATGCCTTCTTTCTTCAGTGGGAAATCTGAGAGTAGGACTCCAGAAATATACATGGAGATACGCAATTGGATAATGAAGAAGTTTCATTTTAAtccaaattctcaaattgagTTGGAACAACTTTCCGAGCTCACAGTTGGAGATTTGGATGCTAGGCAAGAGGTGATGGAGTTTCTAGACTACTGGGGTCTGATCAATTATCATCCATTCCCAAGGAATGAACCTGTTGCTACTGTTACTGTTGATGATGATGAAGCAAGAAAAAAGGACTCTTTGGTTGAAAAACTATTTCAGTTTGAAACAGTGGAATCATGGACTCCTGTTGTTACTAAGACAAATACGGAGATGCCTTCCATGTCTTCTGGATTGGTGCCCGATTCTGTCATTGCTGAAGAACTGAATAAGTCTGAGGGTCCTTCTGTCGGATACCATTGCAATTCTTGTTCAACAGATTGTTCCCGGAAACGTTATCATTGCCAGAAGCAG GCAGATTTTGATTTATGTGCTGAATGCTTCAACAATGGAAAGTTTGGCTCGGATATGTCCGTGTCAGATTTCATTCTCATGGAATCAGCTGAAGCCGGTGGTGTTAGTGGAGGGAAATGGACAGATCAAGAGACTCTTTTACTTCTTGAAGCAATAGAGTTGTTCAGAGATAATTGGAGTGAGATCGCTGAGCATGTGGCCACAAAAACAAAAGCTCAGTGTATACTGCACTTTGTCCAAATGCCGATTGGAGATGTGTTTTTCAATAGTGATGATGAAAACGATGTGATTCCTAAAGAAATTGGATTACCAGTTTCCACCACTACCGAAAATTCATCGCTGAAAGCTGATCACGACACAGATACGGATGTTAAAGATGTCACTGAGAAAACAGAAAATGAGGGTGATGCCACAGACAACCGGGCCTCATCCAGCCCAATGGAAATCACAAAACCAGAAGAAGTTGATGATTCAGATAAGAGCCTTGAATTTATGGAAAACTTTACGCAGAAAGCCTTGAAGGACGCATTTGAAGCTGTGGGTTCTCTTTCTTCACCAGGGGATAAACTATCATTTGCTGAGGCGGGTAATCCAGTGATGGCATTG GCAGCATTTCTAGTGCGATTGGTGGAACCTAATATTGCAAGTGCATCAGTTCATAGCTTCTTAAAAGCTTTATCTGCCAAACATCCCAGCGAACAACTCGCTGTGAGACACTGTTTACCTATGGAAGACCCACCAGATGAGAAGAAAAAGCTGGCGGACTCCGAAGG CGCTGCTACTGAAACTGTTGAGGATGAAATTGAGAAAGACGGGAATGAACATGTTGAAAAGCAGAATGAGGAAACACCTGATTCAGCTGTTCAGGGTATCAGCATTCAAGATGATGACAAGGAAGAAAACAAGGAATCTAGTTCTGAGGAACATAAAGAAAAAAAGGATGCTTCCTCTGAACAGAAACTCGTTGCTTCTACCAGTAGTGACAAATCTGAATTTCCAAGGAAGCAGTCTCTAAAAGATGCTGAAGCATCAGGTGTTTCGGGGTCACATACCCACCTTAATTTTAATCATGTAAAAGAATCAGATAATGGAGGTTCAGCTATGGAGTTGTGTCAGTCTGAAGCTCCTCTGAAAGATAAAAAAATGACATCTAACTCAGAAAAGGAAGATACTAAGCCTTTTTTTATGTCAGATTCAGCAATGGAAAAAGAGAGAAGAAAAG GTGATAAAGAAGCCAAAGAGCATGATGGTAAAAAGAAGAATTCCCGGGTTACTAAAAATGATCTTGATATCAACAAATTAAAGCGTGCTGCAGTGACTGCCCTTTCAGCTGCAGCAGTAAAATCAAAGCTTCTAGCGGATGAAGAGGAAAGCCAAATTCGTCAGCTTGCTATATTACTGGTAGAAAGACAG TTGCACAAACTCGAAACAAAATTGGCTCTCTTTGGTGACTTGGAAAATGTGGTTTTGCGTGTTAAAGAACAGTTGGATAGGTCAAAACAGAGGCTTTTCCAAGAGAGAGCACAGATTATTGCGACACGACTTGGGATGCCAGCATCTGCTCGGCCTACTTCGCACCATTTACCTTCCAACAGAGCACCAGCACCAGCATCTAATTTTCCGAACCAGGGATTAAGACCCTTGATGGGAACGAACACCCTAAGACCACCTATTTCACGACCAACAATGGCTCCAAATCCTGCTTCAAGCACTTTCACGCACATAAATGCTGCAGGAAGTTCGATGCAACCCAATTCAGTTAAGTTTTCTTCATTTGGCGCAAAGTAG
- the LOC142527861 gene encoding ras-related protein Rab7-like: MPSRRRALLKVIILGDSGVGKTSLMNQYVNKKFSIQYKATIGADFLTKEVQFEDRLFTLQIWDTAGQERFQSLGVAFYRGADCCVLVYDVNVLKSFDNLNNWREEFLIQASPSDPDNFPFVVIGNKIDVDGGNSRVVSEKKARAWCASKGNIPYFETSAKEGTNIEEAFQVIAKNALKSGEEEEMYLPDTIDVASGRQQRSGGCEC; this comes from the exons ATGCCATCTCGTAGAAGAGCGCTTCTCAAAGTCATCATTCTCGGCGACAGCGG GGTGGGAAAGACCTCTTTGATGAATCA ATATGTAAATAAGAAATTTAGCATCCAATACAAGGCCACTATTGGGGCAGATTTTCTGACCAAGGAAGTTCAGTTTGAGGACCGACTCTTTACTTTACAG ATATGGGATACAGCTGGCCAAGAAAGATTTCAAAGTCTTGGGGTTGCATTTTACCGTGGTGCTGATTGCTGTGTGCTTGTCTATGATGTCAATGTACTTAAATCATTTGATAATCTCAACAACTGGAGAGAAGAATTTCTTATTCAG GCAAGTCCATCAGATCCAGATAATTTTCCATTTGTTGTGATTGGCAATAAGATCGATGTGGATGGTGGAAATAGCAGAGTG GTATCTGAGAAAAAGGCTCGGGCTTGGTGTGCCTCAAAAGGGAACATTCCCTACTTCGAGACTTCTGCCAAGGAAGGCACCAATATTGAGGAGGCTTTCCAGGTCATTGCGAAGAATGCCTTGAAGAGtggtgaagaagaagaaat GTACTTACCCGACACGATTGACGTTGCAAGTGGCCGTCAGCAGAGGTCAGGTGGATGCGAGTGCTGA